One Rosa chinensis cultivar Old Blush chromosome 3, RchiOBHm-V2, whole genome shotgun sequence DNA window includes the following coding sequences:
- the LOC112193214 gene encoding uncharacterized protein LOC112193214 — protein sequence MERMSCSTLRDLGCGGSFSFSCSDSDLNFSSALSHFTDDVGDDVVEEDDDSDVDDEESYIEIALDQHHPKASHDDGDGDRLDHVNYLRISFSSSFPFPDFSNHTTNPNTQDDRNIVSETTTTDPAGAVKQAASSSSMTSISALSTSMEDFRGSDHDVRSKRSKLPAVNRLVNTLFFSLWSSSDATAKKVSGAQDHYNISHPQLHVDNDDFVQNRKVSNIKTTVNGGIMKLLFKFRAMNLGTLVASFVKPRKVVCPPDQEYCHFSNGVRKNKKSKAQSTLQNQKPLDKFFVQKKQQGKGVKMDSSREVGGGEKSRVLEKNLNSVRGVLEAIGSSMSTGVNRKERRTRSCPSSIKSSPIHKEFAGDQSKVFARETSIQAAIAHCKISFEQIS from the exons ATGGAAAGAATGAGTTGTAGTACTCTGCGAGATCTGGGCTGTGGAGGAAGCTTCTCCTTCAGCTGCTCCGACTCCGACTTAAACTTCTCCTCTGCCCTCTCCCATTTCACCGACGATGTCGGTGATGATGTTGTTGAAGAGGATGATGATAGTGACGTCGACGATGAAGAATCATACATCGAAATAGCACTGGATCAACACCATCCTAAAGCAAGCCATGATGATGGTGATGGAGACCGGTTAGACCATGTCAATTACTTGCGCATATCGTTTTCGTCAAGCTTTCCCTTCCCAGACTTCTCCAACCACACCACCAACCCTAATACTCAAGACGACAGGAACATCGTCTCCGAGACGACGACTACTGACCCAGCTGGAGCAGTAAAGCAGGCagcatcatcttcatcaatgACGTCAATATCAGCGTTGTCCACCTCAATGGAAGACTTTAGAGGCTCTGATCATGATGTTAGATCCAAAAGGTCGAAATTGCCGGCAGTCAACCGCCTAGTCAATACGTTGTTCTTTAGTCTTTGGTCATCGTCGGACGCCACCGCCAAGAAAGTTAGTGGTGCTCAGGACCATTATAATATTAGTCATCCCCAATTGCACGTGGACAACGATGACTTCGTACAGAACAG GAAAGTATCAAACATAAAAACCACAGTCAATGGCGGCATCATGAAGTTGCTTTTCAAGTTTCGAGCTATGAATCTTGGAACTCTGGTAGCTTCATTTGTGAAACCCCGAAAAGTTGTTTGTCCTCCTGATCAAGAGTACTGCCATTTTAGTAACGGAGTACGCAAGAACAAGAAATCAAAAGCTCAGTCGACTCTTCAGAATCAGAAGCCCTTAGACAAATTCTTTGTACAAAAGAAGCAGCAGGGAAAGGGTGTCAAGATGGACTCTTCACGAGAGGTAGGAGGCGGTGAGAAATCAAGAGTGTTGGAGAAAAACTTGAACTCAGTTAGAGGGGTTTTAGAAGCTATAGGAAGTAGTATGAGCACAGGCGTTAACCGCAAAGAAAGAAGAACGAGGAGCTGCCCAAGTTCTATCAAGTCCTCTCCAATTCATAAAGAATTTGCAGGTGATCAGAGTAAAGTATTTGCAAGAGAAACCTCAATTCAGGCTGCAATTGCCCATTGTAAAATTTCATTTGAACAAATATCTTGA